In a single window of the Nodularia spumigena CCY9414 genome:
- a CDS encoding nuclear transport factor 2 family protein, giving the protein MAQEPIETIVCAYFANIAAMNPEGWVDNFAEDAISHDPVGEPPTKVHEGYREFIGQLQAFFAKLEPTTEHIFVAGNEAAVKWTMHGLTKRGKSVVFEGITIFEINAAGKIQTTRAYWNPASMVAQLRS; this is encoded by the coding sequence ATGGCACAGGAACCCATTGAAACAATTGTATGCGCTTATTTTGCTAACATTGCAGCCATGAATCCAGAAGGCTGGGTAGATAATTTTGCGGAAGATGCTATTAGTCATGACCCGGTTGGTGAACCACCAACAAAAGTACATGAGGGATATCGCGAGTTTATTGGGCAGTTACAAGCATTTTTTGCTAAACTAGAACCAACAACTGAGCATATCTTCGTTGCTGGTAATGAGGCTGCGGTAAAGTGGACAATGCACGGTTTGACGAAGAGGGGTAAATCAGTTGTTTTTGAAGGAATTACGATTTTTGAAATTAACGCAGCTGGTAAAATTCAAACAACGCGCGCTTACTGGAATCCAGCAAGTATGGTAGCACAACTGCGGTCTTAA